From Candidatus Obscuribacterales bacterium, a single genomic window includes:
- a CDS encoding histidine phosphatase family protein, translating to MVDQAAIASMGHDHNPSIQTLEDRTLNTRVILVRHGESTYNVLRKIQGQCDESTLTDLGKQGAIQVGQALQGIPLDAAYCSPLQRAQQTAALILETLAPNQAVPALQQRDDLKEINLVNWEGLTFKEVEEQFPEQARLWHQEPHQLAMEQVTETGTTTIYPLLDLFDQATQFWKDTLPHHAGQTILVVAHSGINRVLIATALGLQPEHYVRLYHSNCGISVLNFPNGWGEPAQLESMNLTTHLGKP from the coding sequence GTGGTCGATCAAGCAGCGATCGCTTCCATGGGGCACGACCATAATCCATCGATACAGACATTGGAGGACAGAACCCTGAATACTCGCGTCATTCTCGTACGACACGGCGAGAGCACCTACAACGTTTTGCGGAAAATTCAGGGACAGTGCGACGAATCGACCCTGACTGACCTGGGCAAACAAGGAGCTATCCAGGTAGGACAAGCGCTGCAAGGCATTCCCTTAGATGCGGCCTACTGCAGTCCTCTCCAACGGGCCCAGCAAACCGCTGCCTTAATCCTCGAAACCCTGGCTCCCAACCAAGCCGTACCCGCTCTCCAGCAGCGCGATGATCTCAAAGAGATTAACTTGGTGAACTGGGAAGGGTTGACCTTCAAAGAAGTCGAGGAACAGTTTCCCGAACAGGCGCGGCTGTGGCACCAAGAACCCCATCAGCTGGCCATGGAGCAGGTTACCGAGACAGGGACGACCACCATCTATCCGCTGCTGGATCTGTTTGACCAAGCCACCCAGTTTTGGAAAGATACCCTCCCGCACCACGCCGGGCAGACGATTTTGGTGGTGGCCCACAGCGGCATCAACCGCGTGCTGATCGCAACGGCTTTGGGGCTGCAGCCTGAACACTATGTGCGTCTCTACCACTCTAATTGCGGCATCAGCGTGTTGAACTTCCCCAATGGCTGGGGTGAGCCGGCTCAGCTTGAGTCCATGAACCTAACGACCCACCTCGGTAAACCCTT
- a CDS encoding TMEM165/GDT1 family protein: MDFNLLGLSFVTVFLSELGDKSQIAAIALGGSSRSLRAVFLGTSAALLLASFLGVWLGEGVSQLLPVHWVKTIAAVGFAVMGVRMLWPKASEVDEAAPCSDE; encoded by the coding sequence ATGGATTTCAATCTCCTCGGTCTCAGTTTCGTCACTGTATTTTTGTCGGAACTAGGCGACAAGAGTCAGATTGCAGCGATCGCTCTCGGCGGTAGCTCTAGGTCTCTGCGTGCGGTGTTCTTGGGCACCTCCGCTGCCTTATTGCTAGCTAGCTTTCTGGGCGTGTGGCTGGGGGAAGGTGTTTCTCAACTGCTGCCAGTCCATTGGGTAAAAACCATCGCTGCGGTTGGCTTTGCCGTCATGGGCGTGCGGATGCTCTGGCCCAAAGCGTCCGAGGTGGATGAGGCCGCCCCCTGTAGCGACGAGTGA
- a CDS encoding TMEM165/GDT1 family protein, producing the protein MTNLPPPFSSTQLPPRPGAVLEEAEVSAADCGATPKSSVVPPTGVQGLTLQIESKIFVSTFITIFLAELGDKTQLTTLLMSAESQAPWIVFLGAGAALVTTSLIGVLVGRWLSNRVSEAVLEKSVGTLLIGISLWLVWDIIQP; encoded by the coding sequence GTGACTAACCTGCCGCCCCCATTCTCATCCACTCAGCTTCCCCCGCGACCCGGAGCGGTTCTAGAGGAGGCTGAGGTGTCAGCAGCCGACTGCGGAGCGACTCCTAAGTCTTCCGTTGTGCCGCCGACAGGTGTCCAGGGTTTAACGCTGCAGATTGAATCTAAGATTTTTGTTTCAACCTTTATCACTATCTTCCTAGCCGAGTTGGGGGATAAAACCCAGCTCACCACTCTGCTGATGAGTGCCGAATCCCAGGCACCCTGGATCGTCTTCCTCGGAGCTGGGGCCGCGCTGGTTACCACCAGTCTCATTGGGGTCTTAGTGGGGCGCTGGCTTTCGAACCGAGTCTCCGAAGCTGTCCTAGAAAAATCAGTGGGAACGTTGCTGATCGGCATTTCCCTATGGCTCGTGTGGGACATTATTCAGCCTTAA
- a CDS encoding YkgJ family cysteine cluster protein — protein sequence MATWQCVKQCGACCQLDPTERPDLDTYLDPDELALYLSMVGDDGWCIHYNAQSRECSIYDDRPRFCRVQADVFEDLFGVTPDELNDFAIECCHEHIEGIYGERSLEMLRFNHAVGI from the coding sequence ATGGCCACTTGGCAATGTGTTAAACAATGTGGGGCTTGCTGCCAGCTCGATCCCACAGAACGTCCAGACCTTGATACCTACCTCGACCCCGACGAACTAGCCCTCTATCTCAGCATGGTGGGCGATGATGGCTGGTGCATTCACTACAATGCCCAATCGCGGGAATGCAGCATCTATGACGATCGCCCTCGGTTTTGCCGAGTGCAGGCGGATGTGTTTGAAGACCTGTTTGGCGTCACTCCCGATGAACTCAACGACTTTGCCATTGAATGCTGCCACGAGCACATCGAAGGTATCTATGGTGAGCGCAGTTTAGAAATGCTGCGGTTCAACCACGCCGTCGGCATTTGA
- a CDS encoding photosystem II reaction center protein Ycf12 codes for MEALTSIIGGVNWEAIAQLTLVGMIMIAGPVVIFVLAARGGDL; via the coding sequence ATGGAGGCTTTAACAAGCATTATTGGTGGAGTTAACTGGGAAGCGATCGCACAGTTGACCTTGGTTGGAATGATTATGATTGCGGGGCCCGTGGTGATCTTTGTGTTGGCAGCCCGAGGCGGCGATCTCTAA
- a CDS encoding superoxide dismutase encodes MAYELPALPYDYTALEPHISKGTLEFHHDKHHAAYVSKFNDAVSGTDLDSKSIEDVIKAIAGDASKAGLFNNAAQAWNHSFYWNCMKPSGGGTPSGALASKIDADFGSFDKFVEAFKTAGATQFGSGWAWLVLDNGTLKVTKTLNADNPLTAGQVPLLTMDVWEHAYYLDYQNKRPDYISTFLDKLVNWDFVSQNLAAA; translated from the coding sequence ATGGCTTACGAATTGCCGGCACTGCCCTACGACTACACCGCGCTAGAACCCCACATCTCTAAGGGAACTCTAGAATTCCATCACGATAAGCACCATGCCGCCTACGTGAGCAAGTTTAACGATGCGGTGTCTGGAACCGATCTAGACAGCAAATCCATTGAAGACGTGATCAAGGCGATCGCGGGCGATGCATCTAAAGCTGGTCTCTTCAACAATGCGGCTCAAGCTTGGAACCATAGCTTCTACTGGAACTGCATGAAGCCCAGCGGTGGCGGTACTCCCAGCGGTGCGCTAGCGTCCAAAATTGATGCAGACTTTGGTAGCTTCGACAAGTTTGTGGAAGCCTTCAAAACGGCTGGAGCCACTCAGTTTGGTAGCGGCTGGGCTTGGTTGGTACTCGACAACGGCACCCTCAAGGTCACCAAGACCCTAAATGCAGACAATCCCTTGACCGCTGGTCAAGTGCCTCTGCTGACCATGGACGTGTGGGAGCATGCCTACTATTTGGATTACCAAAACAAGCGCCCAGACTACATCTCCACCTTCCTCGACAAGCTGGTGAACTGGGACTTCGTTAGCCAAAACTTAGCCGCAGCTTAG
- a CDS encoding lysophospholipid acyltransferase family protein has translation MQLSPASAISPLALSQQLLSTLGTRVTYHHRAALPSGAGLMVVSNHRSILDVPLVMMASRRPVRFACHHYMSRVPVLNEIVTGFGCLPLGAADDHQRSFFQQAVHLLKAQQAIGIFPEGAQPMVELTPPDETRTFHRGFAHLALRAPVENLAILPIAIASQQELTHSVFPLQLLSWFDPSEPLFNQAGWHPLVIYQQVDVVVGQPIWITPQHRQAYQGRQARSMVTELTSQCQAEIDRMLRHGG, from the coding sequence GTGCAACTTTCTCCAGCTTCTGCCATAAGTCCGCTTGCCCTTTCTCAGCAGTTGTTGTCTACTCTGGGAACGCGGGTCACGTATCACCACCGAGCTGCCTTGCCGTCGGGGGCTGGTTTGATGGTGGTGAGCAATCATCGCAGTATTTTGGATGTGCCCTTGGTGATGATGGCCTCTCGCCGTCCTGTGCGCTTTGCCTGTCATCACTATATGAGTCGGGTGCCGGTGCTGAACGAAATTGTCACAGGGTTTGGCTGTCTTCCTTTAGGGGCTGCTGACGATCATCAGCGCAGCTTTTTCCAGCAGGCTGTTCACTTGCTCAAAGCTCAGCAGGCGATCGGCATTTTCCCTGAAGGAGCCCAACCGATGGTAGAACTGACGCCCCCTGATGAAACCCGAACCTTTCATCGTGGGTTTGCCCACCTGGCCCTGCGGGCACCGGTGGAAAATCTGGCCATTTTGCCCATTGCGATCGCGTCCCAACAGGAGCTTACCCATTCCGTTTTTCCGCTGCAATTGCTGAGTTGGTTTGATCCATCCGAGCCTCTATTTAATCAAGCTGGTTGGCATCCCCTGGTCATTTATCAACAGGTGGATGTGGTAGTGGGGCAGCCGATTTGGATCACGCCTCAGCATCGCCAAGCCTATCAAGGGCGGCAAGCGCGATCTATGGTCACGGAGCTCACCTCCCAATGTCAGGCAGAGATCGATCGCATGCTGCGCCATGGGGGATAG
- a CDS encoding alpha/beta fold hydrolase: protein MVNVLESAQHQRCQLLKPCAPNPGQPPFILLPGMDGTAQLQHGQARQLADAFDVRCLSIPGNDLSSWDDLTDQVLHLIEIEFSRATGKIYLLGESFGGCLALKVALRSPRLFQRLILVNPASSFERATLIRWGSHLTQWLPGILYPYSCLSILPFLAALNRMADSRRWALLAAMQSVSHQTAQWRLSLLHNLNVPDHHLRQISIPTLIVASGSDRLLPSVDEARRLESLISPAQTYLLPESGHACLLEETVSLRRILQQCDFMP from the coding sequence ATGGTAAATGTTTTGGAGTCCGCCCAGCACCAACGCTGTCAGTTGTTAAAGCCCTGTGCTCCCAATCCTGGCCAGCCGCCATTCATCTTGTTACCAGGCATGGACGGTACGGCTCAATTGCAGCATGGTCAGGCACGCCAGTTAGCTGATGCGTTTGACGTGCGCTGTTTATCCATCCCCGGTAATGACCTCAGCTCGTGGGATGACTTGACGGATCAAGTGCTGCACTTGATTGAGATCGAGTTTTCTCGCGCGACGGGAAAAATTTATCTCCTCGGCGAGTCCTTTGGCGGATGCCTAGCCCTCAAAGTCGCCCTGCGATCGCCCCGTCTTTTTCAGCGCTTGATTTTGGTCAACCCGGCTTCATCCTTTGAGCGTGCAACCCTTATCCGTTGGGGATCTCACCTCACCCAATGGCTGCCAGGTATTCTCTATCCCTACTCATGCCTGAGTATTCTGCCGTTTTTGGCGGCTCTTAATCGTATGGCAGATTCGAGACGATGGGCTCTCCTTGCTGCCATGCAGAGCGTTAGCCATCAGACTGCCCAATGGCGGCTATCGCTGCTGCATAACCTGAATGTGCCTGATCATCATCTGCGGCAGATTTCCATCCCCACGCTAATTGTTGCCAGCGGCAGCGATCGCCTCTTGCCCTCTGTTGACGAAGCCCGCCGCCTAGAATCGTTGATTTCCCCAGCCCAAACCTACCTGTTGCCCGAGAGTGGTCATGCTTGTCTGTTGGAGGAGACGGTCAGCCTCCGCCGAATTTTGCAGCAGTGTGATTTTATGCCCTAG
- a CDS encoding DUF3611 family protein, whose translation MASKLDRPNLPVAVQRIAQAFRMTGWISLWIQAVLAVVSTLVLLFSTVILQSENRSPNPAITNPGAGAGVALALLGIVALYVGVYWSFRYIRFSRALRTSDRPPTPKALMDAIRIGLIINMVGMFITLLGGEALVGSLFAKALSQPQSGGALYERITQAVQPIDILVVQANTNTVLAHFVGLAGSLWLLRSLNRS comes from the coding sequence ATGGCATCCAAACTCGATCGACCGAATCTACCTGTGGCGGTGCAGCGCATCGCTCAAGCCTTTCGTATGACAGGCTGGATCAGCCTTTGGATCCAGGCGGTGTTGGCGGTTGTGTCAACGCTGGTGCTCCTCTTCTCCACAGTAATTCTTCAGTCCGAAAATCGATCGCCCAATCCAGCGATCACCAATCCGGGAGCAGGGGCGGGGGTAGCACTCGCCCTTCTAGGCATCGTAGCGCTCTACGTCGGTGTCTATTGGTCATTTCGCTACATTCGCTTTTCCCGAGCATTGAGAACGAGCGATCGCCCCCCAACGCCCAAAGCCTTGATGGATGCCATTCGCATAGGCTTGATCATCAACATGGTTGGCATGTTCATTACTCTGCTGGGAGGAGAGGCCCTAGTGGGGTCTTTGTTTGCCAAGGCTCTATCCCAACCGCAATCTGGCGGGGCGCTCTACGAACGAATCACCCAGGCGGTTCAGCCTATCGATATTTTGGTAGTACAGGCTAATACCAATACGGTGCTGGCCCACTTTGTCGGTCTTGCTGGATCGCTATGGCTGCTGCGATCGCTAAATCGTTCCTAG
- a CDS encoding form I ribulose bisphosphate carboxylase large subunit — protein MSYSQTRTQSKAGYDAGVKDYKLTYYTPDYTPKDTDILAAFRMTPQPGVPPEEAGAAVAAESSTGTWTTVWTDLLTDLDRYKGRCYDIQPVRGEDNQYICYIAYPLDLFEEGSVTNLLTSIVGNVFGFKALKALRLEDLRIPVAYLKTFQGPPHGIQVERDKLNKYGRPLLGCTIKPKLGLSAKNYGRAVYECLRGGLDFTKDDENINSQPFQRWRDRFLFVADAIHKAQAETGEIKGHYLNVTAATCEEMFKRAEFAKELGMPIVMHDFLTAGFTANTSLAKWCRDNGMLLHIHRAMHAVIDRQKNHGMHFRVLAKCLRMSGGDHIHTGTVVGKLEGDRDITLGFIDLLRENYIEKDLSRGIYFTQDWASMPGVMAVASGGIHVWHMPALVEIFGDESVLQFGGGTLGHPWGNAPGATANRVALEACIQARNEGRDLVREGGDVIREAAKWSPELAVACEVWKEIKFEFEAVDTV, from the coding sequence ATGTCTTATTCACAAACGAGAACCCAGTCGAAAGCTGGGTATGATGCCGGTGTTAAGGATTACAAATTAACCTATTACACGCCGGATTACACACCTAAAGATACCGATATTTTGGCTGCATTCCGGATGACTCCTCAGCCTGGAGTGCCACCCGAAGAAGCTGGTGCAGCGGTTGCGGCTGAGTCTTCCACAGGAACCTGGACGACGGTTTGGACAGACTTGCTGACCGATCTCGATCGCTACAAGGGTCGTTGCTACGACATTCAACCCGTGCGTGGCGAAGACAACCAATACATCTGCTACATTGCCTACCCCCTCGACCTGTTCGAGGAAGGCTCTGTCACCAACCTACTGACCTCCATTGTCGGTAACGTGTTTGGTTTCAAGGCGCTGAAGGCTCTCCGTCTAGAAGATTTGCGGATTCCGGTTGCCTACCTGAAGACGTTCCAAGGGCCTCCCCACGGTATCCAAGTTGAGCGCGACAAGCTGAACAAGTATGGTCGTCCTCTGTTGGGTTGTACCATTAAGCCCAAACTGGGTCTGTCGGCGAAGAACTACGGTCGTGCCGTCTATGAATGTCTGCGTGGTGGTCTAGACTTCACCAAAGATGATGAAAACATCAACTCTCAGCCGTTCCAACGCTGGCGCGATCGCTTCCTGTTTGTAGCAGATGCCATCCACAAGGCTCAAGCAGAAACAGGCGAAATCAAGGGTCACTACCTGAACGTGACCGCTGCCACCTGCGAAGAAATGTTCAAGCGGGCTGAGTTTGCGAAAGAGTTGGGCATGCCGATCGTCATGCATGACTTCTTGACCGCTGGTTTCACCGCCAACACCAGCCTAGCTAAATGGTGTCGTGACAACGGTATGTTGCTACACATTCACCGCGCTATGCACGCCGTGATTGACCGTCAGAAGAACCACGGGATGCACTTCCGCGTTCTTGCAAAATGTCTGCGGATGTCTGGTGGTGACCACATCCACACCGGTACCGTTGTGGGTAAACTAGAGGGCGATCGCGACATCACCCTTGGTTTCATCGACCTACTGCGCGAAAACTACATCGAGAAAGACCTATCTCGCGGTATCTACTTCACGCAAGACTGGGCATCCATGCCTGGCGTGATGGCAGTAGCATCCGGTGGTATCCACGTATGGCACATGCCAGCACTGGTGGAAATCTTTGGTGATGAATCCGTGCTGCAGTTTGGTGGTGGTACCTTGGGTCACCCTTGGGGTAATGCACCGGGTGCAACCGCTAACCGGGTTGCTCTGGAAGCCTGTATCCAAGCGCGTAATGAAGGTCGTGACTTGGTGCGTGAAGGTGGCGATGTCATCCGTGAAGCTGCCAAGTGGTCTCCTGAACTCGCCGTTGCTTGCGAAGTGTGGAAGGAAATCAAGTTTGAGTTCGAAGCCGTAGATACCGTCTGA